The proteins below are encoded in one region of Oryzias melastigma strain HK-1 linkage group LG9, ASM292280v2, whole genome shotgun sequence:
- the LOC118599198 gene encoding NLR family CARD domain-containing protein 3-like — translation GIGKTVLTQKFTLDWAEGKANQNIHFTFPFTFRELNVLKEEKFSLVELVHHFFPETKEAGICSFEDFQVVFIFDGLDECRLPLDFHKTRILNDPRKSTSVGDLLTNLIRGNLLPSARLWITTRPAAANQIPPGYVDMVTEVRGFNDPQKEEY, via the coding sequence ggcatcgggaaaacagtcttaacacagaagttcactctggactgggctgaaggcaaagccaaccagaacatccacttcacatttccattcactttcagagagctgaatgtgctgaaagaggagaagttcagcttggtggaacttgttcatcacttcttccctgaaaccaaagaagcaggaatctgcagctttgaagacttccaggtcgtcttcatctttgatggtctggatgagtgTCGACTTCCTCTGGACTTCCACAAGACTCGGATCCTAAATGACCCTAGAAAGTCCACCTCAGTGGGTGATCTGCTGACAAACCTCATCAGGGGgaacctgcttccctctgctcgcctctggataaccacacgacctgcagcagccaatcagatccctcctgGATATGTTGATATggtgacagaggtcagagggttcaatgatccacagaaggaggagtac